One stretch of Flavobacterium sp. 9 DNA includes these proteins:
- the secA gene encoding preprotein translocase subunit SecA → MSFINSIIKVFVGDKSQKDVKALQPYLNKIKTFETSLMSLSHDELRARTAYFKEKIKEARAEKDAKIASLKAEVENIEDIDKREDLYDAIDSLEKEAYEISEKTLLEILPEAFSVVKETSRRFKDNSFIEVTATPKDREFSASKTYVTIEGDKATWANKWNAAGKEITWDMIHYDVQLIGGMVLHEGKVAEMQTGEGKTLVATLPLYLNALTGNGVHLVTVNDYLAKRDSTWKAPLFEFHGLTVDCIDNHQPSTEQRKKAYDADITYGTNNEFGFDYLRDNMAHSPSDLVQRKHNYAIVDEVDSVLIDDARTPLIISGPVPQGDRHEFNELKPKIENLVAQQRQLANGFLAEAKKLIKEGNTKEGGFLLLRAYRSLPKNKALIKFLSEEGVKQLLQKTENQYMQDNNREMHKVDEALYFVIEEKNNQVELTDNGIQYLSGDTDADFFVLPDIGTEIAAIEKQKLDKDAEAEAKERLFQDFGVKSERIHTLTQLLKAYALFEKDVEYVIMDNKIMIVDEQTGRIMDGRRYSDGLHQAIEAKENVKIEAATQTFATVTLQNYFRMYSKLGGMTGTAVTEAGELWQIYKLDVVEIPTNRPISRIDKEDYIYKTTREKFNAVIEDVTELSNAGRPVLIGTTSVEISELLSRMLKMRGVTHNVLNAKMHKQEAQIVEEAGKAGVVTIATNMAGRGTDIKLSPEVKAAGGLAIVGTERHDSRRVDRQLRGRAGRQGDPGSSQFYVSLEDNLMRLFGSERVAKVMDRMGLQEGEVIQHSMMTKSIERAQKKVEENNFGVRKRLLEYDDVMNSQREVVYKRRRHALFGERLKLDIANMLYDTCELIVSQTKPVNDFKNFEFDLIRYFSITSPISEADFLKLSDNEITGKIYKETLAFYTEKTERSAREAFPIIKGVYEEPNNHFERIVVPFTDGIKTLSVVTDLKKAYESEGAQLIADFEKNITLSIVDEAWKKHLRKMDELKQSVQLAVHEQKDPLLIYKLEAFNLFRGMLDNVNKEVISFLFKGDLPAQNVPEIHEAKEIRQKENFKLSKDEIVNSEDINREAGETQQRQVTETIVRDMPKINRNDTVTVQEIATGKTEEMKFKKAESLIASGAWVLVK, encoded by the coding sequence ATGAGTTTCATAAACAGTATTATTAAAGTCTTTGTAGGTGATAAATCACAGAAAGATGTCAAAGCTCTACAGCCTTATTTAAATAAAATTAAAACGTTCGAAACCAGCTTAATGAGCTTGTCTCATGACGAGCTAAGAGCCAGAACCGCATATTTTAAAGAAAAAATAAAAGAAGCGAGAGCTGAAAAAGATGCTAAAATTGCTTCGCTTAAAGCTGAAGTAGAAAACATCGAAGACATCGACAAAAGAGAAGATCTTTATGATGCTATCGATTCTCTTGAAAAAGAAGCATACGAAATCTCAGAGAAAACTTTATTGGAAATCCTTCCTGAAGCATTCTCTGTAGTAAAAGAAACATCACGTCGTTTTAAAGACAATTCTTTTATCGAAGTAACTGCAACTCCAAAAGACCGCGAATTCTCGGCTTCAAAAACTTATGTTACTATTGAAGGTGACAAAGCTACTTGGGCTAATAAATGGAATGCAGCCGGTAAAGAAATTACTTGGGACATGATTCACTATGATGTTCAGTTAATTGGTGGTATGGTATTGCACGAAGGTAAAGTTGCCGAAATGCAAACGGGAGAAGGTAAAACTTTGGTTGCTACACTTCCACTTTACTTAAACGCTTTGACTGGAAACGGAGTTCACTTAGTAACGGTGAATGATTACCTTGCAAAACGTGATAGTACATGGAAAGCACCTTTATTTGAATTTCACGGTTTGACTGTTGATTGTATCGATAATCACCAACCAAGTACAGAACAAAGAAAAAAAGCATACGACGCTGATATCACTTACGGAACCAATAATGAATTTGGTTTTGACTACCTAAGAGATAACATGGCACACTCGCCAAGCGATTTAGTTCAAAGAAAACACAATTATGCAATTGTCGATGAGGTCGATTCTGTATTAATTGATGATGCAAGAACTCCACTTATTATTTCAGGTCCGGTTCCTCAGGGAGATCGTCATGAATTTAATGAGTTGAAACCAAAAATCGAAAACTTAGTAGCACAACAACGTCAGTTAGCGAATGGTTTCTTAGCAGAAGCTAAAAAATTAATCAAAGAAGGAAACACTAAAGAAGGTGGATTCTTATTATTAAGAGCTTACAGAAGTTTACCTAAAAACAAAGCATTAATTAAATTTTTAAGTGAAGAAGGAGTTAAACAATTACTTCAAAAAACTGAAAATCAATACATGCAGGATAACAATCGCGAAATGCATAAAGTTGATGAGGCTTTGTATTTTGTAATTGAAGAAAAAAACAATCAGGTAGAATTAACTGATAATGGTATTCAATACCTTTCAGGAGATACAGATGCTGACTTTTTCGTACTTCCGGATATTGGAACCGAAATTGCTGCTATCGAAAAACAAAAATTAGATAAAGACGCTGAAGCGGAAGCTAAAGAAAGATTATTCCAGGATTTTGGAGTAAAAAGCGAGCGTATCCACACACTTACTCAACTTTTAAAAGCATATGCACTTTTTGAAAAAGATGTAGAATACGTGATCATGGACAACAAAATTATGATTGTCGATGAGCAAACTGGTCGTATCATGGATGGTCGTCGTTATTCTGACGGACTACACCAAGCGATTGAAGCTAAAGAAAATGTAAAAATCGAAGCTGCTACACAAACTTTTGCAACAGTTACATTACAGAATTATTTCAGAATGTACAGCAAATTAGGTGGTATGACGGGAACAGCAGTTACAGAAGCTGGAGAGTTATGGCAGATTTATAAATTAGACGTAGTTGAGATTCCAACAAACCGTCCGATTTCAAGAATAGACAAAGAAGATTATATCTACAAAACTACACGTGAAAAATTCAACGCTGTAATTGAAGATGTAACTGAATTATCAAATGCAGGAAGACCAGTATTAATTGGAACAACTTCTGTAGAGATTTCAGAATTATTAAGCCGAATGTTGAAAATGAGAGGCGTTACTCATAACGTTTTGAATGCTAAAATGCACAAACAAGAGGCACAAATCGTAGAAGAAGCAGGAAAAGCCGGAGTTGTAACTATTGCAACAAATATGGCTGGTCGTGGTACCGATATTAAATTATCTCCAGAAGTAAAAGCTGCCGGAGGTTTAGCAATCGTTGGTACAGAGCGTCATGATTCTCGTCGTGTTGACAGACAGTTACGTGGTCGTGCAGGACGTCAGGGAGATCCGGGAAGTTCTCAATTCTATGTTTCTCTTGAAGATAACTTAATGCGTTTATTTGGTTCTGAAAGAGTTGCAAAAGTTATGGATAGAATGGGACTTCAGGAAGGTGAAGTTATCCAACATTCTATGATGACCAAATCTATCGAGCGTGCTCAGAAAAAAGTAGAAGAAAACAACTTTGGTGTTCGTAAACGTTTATTAGAATATGATGACGTTATGAACTCTCAACGTGAAGTAGTTTACAAACGTCGTCGTCACGCATTGTTTGGTGAGCGTTTGAAACTTGATATCGCGAATATGCTATATGATACTTGCGAATTAATCGTAAGTCAAACTAAACCAGTTAATGATTTCAAAAATTTCGAATTTGATTTAATTCGTTATTTCTCAATCACTTCTCCAATTTCTGAAGCTGATTTCTTGAAATTATCTGATAACGAAATTACAGGAAAAATATACAAAGAGACTTTAGCATTCTATACAGAGAAAACTGAAAGAAGCGCAAGAGAAGCTTTCCCAATCATTAAAGGAGTTTACGAAGAGCCAAACAATCATTTTGAGCGTATCGTAGTTCCATTTACTGACGGAATCAAAACTTTGAGTGTAGTTACTGACTTGAAAAAAGCATACGAAAGCGAAGGAGCTCAGTTAATTGCTGATTTCGAGAAAAACATCACATTATCTATTGTTGATGAAGCTTGGAAAAAACACTTACGTAAAATGGACGAATTGAAACAATCAGTTCAATTAGCCGTTCACGAACAAAAAGATCCATTGCTAATTTACAAATTAGAAGCATTCAATTTGTTTAGAGGAATGTTAGACAACGTTAACAAAGAAGTTATTTCATTCTTATTCAAAGGTGATTTACCAGCTCAAAACGTTCCTGAAATTCACGAAGCAAAAGAAATTCGTCAAAAAGAAAACTTCAAATTAAGCAAAGACGAAATTGTAAACAGCGAAGACATCAACCGCGAAGCTGGAGAAACACAACAACGTCAGGTTACTGAAACCATTGTGAGAGATATGCCAAAAATCAACCGTAATGATACTGTAACAGTTCAGGAAATTGCAACAGGTAAAACTGAAGAAATGAAATTTAAAAAAGCAGAATCTTTAATCGCTTCAGGTGCTTGGGTTCTTGTTAAATAA
- a CDS encoding cytochrome-c peroxidase, with protein MLKIKHFLWLMIPLLWSCSNQDEEYVNVPLEFKVPSNFPELAYNIALNPPTEKGFELGKKLFYDGRLASDGVVSCGFCHIQANAFTHHGHTVSHGVDNAQGTRNTPPIQNLAYQSIFMYDGAADHLDLQPIIPLTSIIEMNGNLSSILKMMKADKEYQKLFGQAFDDGAITTENMLKALSQFMVMIVSSNSKFDKYRRNEVGGTFTTDELAGYDLFKSKCASCHATDLQTDNSFRNNGLPVNPMVNDVGRYKVTELAADYYKFKVPSLRNVEVSGPYMHDGRFGTLEGVLDHYESGVTASATLDPILNKNGKLGIALSETDKKQIIAFLKTLTDNQYLTDKRFSEF; from the coding sequence ATGCTGAAAATAAAACATTTTCTATGGCTAATGATTCCGTTGTTATGGAGTTGCTCCAATCAGGACGAGGAATATGTAAATGTTCCATTAGAATTTAAAGTTCCTTCAAACTTTCCTGAATTAGCGTACAATATTGCACTGAATCCGCCAACAGAAAAAGGATTTGAACTAGGAAAAAAATTATTCTACGACGGGCGTTTAGCTTCTGACGGAGTTGTTTCCTGCGGTTTTTGCCACATACAAGCCAATGCTTTCACACATCACGGACACACAGTAAGTCACGGTGTAGATAATGCTCAAGGCACACGAAATACACCGCCGATTCAGAATTTGGCTTATCAAAGTATTTTCATGTACGACGGAGCGGCAGATCATTTGGATTTACAGCCAATTATTCCCCTTACAAGTATTATTGAAATGAATGGCAATTTGAGTTCTATTCTTAAAATGATGAAAGCGGACAAGGAATATCAAAAACTATTTGGACAAGCTTTTGATGATGGAGCAATTACTACCGAAAACATGCTTAAAGCACTTTCGCAATTTATGGTTATGATTGTTTCGTCTAATTCAAAATTTGACAAATATCGACGAAATGAAGTTGGAGGAACATTCACAACGGATGAATTGGCAGGATATGATTTATTCAAATCAAAATGTGCTTCTTGCCATGCTACAGATTTACAAACCGATAATTCATTTAGAAACAATGGTCTTCCCGTAAACCCAATGGTAAACGATGTTGGACGTTATAAAGTAACTGAACTAGCTGCTGATTATTACAAATTCAAAGTGCCAAGTTTGCGTAATGTCGAAGTTTCTGGACCTTATATGCACGACGGAAGATTTGGAACTCTGGAAGGCGTTTTGGATCATTATGAAAGTGGCGTTACAGCTTCGGCAACTTTAGATCCTATTTTAAACAAAAATGGAAAATTAGGAATCGCGCTTTCGGAAACGGATAAAAAACAAATAATTGCTTTCTTAAAAACATTGACCGATAACCAATATTTGACTGATAAGCGTTTCTCGGAGTTTTAA
- a CDS encoding transporter yields the protein MKKLIVIGLFLAGFSAFSFTVKDSISAFTFQRLAMMEDFDCDACGCSASGGSMGFSSMLNNNFVGVRYFKQSYTSRDGIFDNSPWIDENFNTVQVWTRIPVNEKIQISALIPYHFHERELTAGTESISGLGDITVMGLYKIFETKKDSAVFTHKVNIGAGIKIPTGKFTEANNLGSVNQSFQLGTGSWDYSVVSEYVINRKNLGLNTTLNYIFKTENKKEYQYGDQFNYAATMFYLFDLKSIQIVPQAGLAGEVYQTNKQHGLDLPNTAGDILFGKFGFEAGKDKFSIGVNAMLPINQNLSNGKMEANYRWSVNLNYTL from the coding sequence ATGAAAAAATTAATAGTAATAGGTCTTTTTTTGGCTGGTTTTTCAGCCTTTAGTTTTACGGTAAAAGATAGTATTTCGGCGTTTACTTTTCAGCGTTTGGCAATGATGGAAGACTTTGATTGTGATGCGTGCGGATGTTCGGCAAGTGGCGGAAGTATGGGTTTTAGCTCAATGCTGAACAATAATTTTGTGGGCGTTCGTTATTTTAAACAAAGCTATACAAGCCGTGACGGGATTTTTGACAATTCGCCTTGGATTGACGAAAACTTCAATACAGTTCAGGTTTGGACGAGAATTCCGGTAAATGAGAAAATTCAGATTTCGGCGTTGATTCCGTATCACTTTCATGAAAGAGAATTAACAGCAGGAACCGAAAGTATTTCTGGTTTGGGCGATATTACCGTAATGGGATTGTACAAAATTTTTGAAACGAAAAAAGACAGCGCAGTTTTTACGCATAAAGTAAATATTGGTGCAGGAATAAAAATTCCAACGGGAAAATTTACCGAGGCAAATAATCTAGGAAGTGTGAACCAAAGTTTTCAATTAGGAACCGGAAGTTGGGATTATTCGGTGGTTTCTGAATATGTGATTAACCGAAAAAATCTGGGTTTAAACACAACGCTGAATTACATTTTCAAGACCGAAAACAAAAAAGAATACCAATACGGAGATCAGTTTAATTATGCTGCAACGATGTTTTATTTATTTGATTTGAAATCGATACAAATTGTGCCACAAGCCGGATTAGCAGGCGAAGTTTACCAAACTAACAAACAACACGGTTTAGATTTACCAAATACGGCGGGAGATATCTTGTTTGGAAAATTTGGTTTTGAAGCTGGAAAAGATAAATTTTCGATTGGTGTAAATGCAATGCTTCCGATCAATCAAAATTTATCAAACGGAAAAATGGAAGCGAATTACAGATGGAGCGTGAACCTAAACTATACGCTTTAA
- a CDS encoding MbnP family protein — protein MKNTLYKALAIAAISITLGSCSSDDSSQNVTGQGKLTLEFDNAYGTNDLILNAQNTKTSNNEVLKISLIKYIVSNVVLTKADGTTFTYPKSKSYFIADEASAEGREFKLTDIPAGDYVKVKFGIGVDEEQWKLGAAGQGDFLAKANDAGMLWSWAAGYKFLAFEGTFTSPTVTTATSFMVHTGKTGTDYNYTEVTLDLPTKALVRTNITPEVHMITDLSKIIDGTNKIKLSDNNAGGMGAMIMGGANLPLITQNVSSMFRVDHVHND, from the coding sequence ATGAAAAATACATTATACAAAGCACTTGCTATTGCAGCAATTTCAATTACTTTAGGTTCATGTTCAAGCGACGATAGCAGTCAAAATGTTACAGGACAAGGAAAACTTACATTAGAGTTTGATAACGCTTACGGAACAAACGATCTTATTTTAAATGCACAAAATACTAAGACATCAAACAACGAAGTTTTAAAAATCAGTTTGATCAAATATATTGTAAGCAATGTTGTTTTAACAAAAGCTGACGGAACAACTTTTACCTACCCAAAAAGCAAAAGTTATTTCATAGCTGATGAAGCTTCTGCAGAAGGTCGCGAATTTAAACTTACGGATATTCCTGCCGGAGATTACGTAAAAGTAAAATTCGGAATTGGAGTTGATGAAGAACAATGGAAATTAGGTGCTGCAGGACAAGGCGATTTTCTGGCTAAAGCAAATGATGCAGGAATGTTGTGGTCTTGGGCTGCAGGATATAAATTCCTTGCTTTCGAAGGAACTTTTACATCACCAACAGTAACTACAGCTACTTCTTTTATGGTTCACACCGGTAAAACAGGAACAGATTACAACTACACCGAAGTAACTTTGGATTTACCAACAAAAGCACTTGTTCGTACTAATATTACGCCGGAAGTCCACATGATTACTGACCTTTCTAAAATCATTGACGGAACAAACAAAATCAAACTTTCTGATAATAATGCCGGCGGAATGGGCGCTATGATTATGGGCGGAGCCAATTTGCCATTAATTACCCAGAACGTATCTTCAATGTTTAGAGTTGATCACGTACATAACGACTAA